One window of the Gemmatimonadaceae bacterium genome contains the following:
- a CDS encoding SMP-30/gluconolactonase/LRE family protein codes for MPPSGPILPATHRISSPNRLMQLSRLLALLALVSACTTSPSSDIASTTEAPRLPTGVRLDPAGKIADVGSLPLALVPSPDGRRIVLLLNGYRDQGVQIVDRATGQVTQTLVQPAAFLGLAFSPDGKRLYASGGDEDVVYAYDWANGAATPADTFVLAKKEKGKSGTKYPGGIGMSPNGKTMYVAENLADSLVVVDIATGRVTQRFATERYPYGVAVAPDGTVYVSAWGGSTVSVFTPSGETVVSAGRITVGRHPSALLLNHDGSRLFAASGSTDRIAVVDTRERKVIMQLMDAPPAGPSEGSTPNALALSPDGHRLFVAEGDNNAVGVFDLSPAISGVPTATGNNRLAGRIPAGWYPAALMATRDSLFVANAKGRGTGPNPGGPDPLNGRSTNPRLYTLGQLSGTVMMIDAARATSAELAQYSARVERANGWNVARPGASYPPIEHVIYVIKENRTYDQVLGDLRQADGDTSLLFFPRPVSPNHHALAERFGIFDRFFVNAEVSPDGHNWSTAAYASDYLQKTVPSNYSRRGRSYDYEGTNRGKIPDDDVAEPGSGYLWNLAQKSGITFRNYGEFVIPLDFLPDGSRPPGYRANKPYLAANTNQDYPGFSMEIPDQKRADIWIAELQKFERDGKMPALEIIRLPNDHTSGASAGKPTPRAFMADNDLALGRMIEALSKTQFWKSTAVFVLEDDAQNGSDHVDSHRSPMLVISPWSRGGVVHRFINTTDVIATIEELLKLGTMSQFDHFGRPLRDIWASKPDVTPYVALVPAVSLDERNPRVGIGAEESKKLALEKEDIADEELFNRILWRAIKGDARSWPGTKRMSAREMMVSPAR; via the coding sequence GTGCCCCCATCCGGTCCCATACTCCCGGCCACTCATCGCATTTCCTCTCCAAACCGTCTCATGCAGCTATCACGTCTTCTCGCACTGCTCGCGCTAGTCAGCGCCTGCACCACCTCTCCATCGAGTGACATCGCGTCCACTACGGAAGCGCCGCGGCTTCCCACTGGCGTGCGCCTCGATCCCGCGGGCAAGATCGCCGATGTGGGGTCGTTGCCTCTCGCACTCGTTCCTTCTCCCGACGGGCGCCGCATCGTGCTGCTGCTCAATGGATACAGGGACCAGGGAGTGCAGATCGTTGACCGGGCCACCGGACAGGTCACGCAGACGCTCGTACAACCCGCTGCATTCCTTGGGCTCGCGTTCAGCCCCGATGGCAAGCGGCTGTACGCTTCAGGTGGTGACGAAGACGTAGTGTACGCCTACGACTGGGCAAATGGCGCTGCTACACCGGCCGACACGTTCGTCCTCGCGAAAAAAGAAAAAGGAAAGTCAGGAACGAAATATCCCGGAGGCATCGGCATGTCGCCCAACGGGAAAACGATGTACGTGGCGGAGAATCTCGCGGACTCGCTGGTGGTGGTGGACATTGCGACCGGGAGGGTGACGCAGCGGTTCGCGACCGAGCGGTATCCGTACGGCGTGGCTGTGGCGCCGGATGGAACTGTCTATGTGTCGGCGTGGGGTGGTTCCACGGTCTCGGTGTTCACCCCTTCGGGTGAAACCGTTGTTAGCGCCGGCCGCATCACGGTGGGACGCCATCCTTCGGCGCTGCTGCTGAATCACGATGGCTCGCGGCTGTTCGCGGCATCGGGAAGTACCGACCGCATTGCTGTAGTGGATACGCGCGAGCGCAAAGTCATCATGCAGCTCATGGATGCACCGCCCGCCGGACCGAGCGAAGGAAGCACGCCGAACGCGCTGGCATTGTCGCCTGACGGCCACCGGCTGTTCGTCGCCGAAGGCGACAACAACGCCGTCGGCGTGTTCGATCTTTCGCCCGCAATCTCTGGAGTCCCCACTGCGACAGGCAATAACCGACTGGCCGGGCGAATTCCGGCTGGCTGGTATCCCGCCGCGCTGATGGCTACGCGCGATTCACTGTTCGTCGCGAACGCCAAGGGGCGCGGCACGGGCCCGAATCCTGGTGGACCGGACCCGCTCAATGGACGTAGCACCAACCCTCGTCTCTACACGCTCGGCCAGCTTTCGGGAACGGTGATGATGATAGACGCCGCCCGCGCCACTTCCGCCGAGCTGGCGCAGTACTCGGCGCGAGTCGAGCGCGCGAACGGCTGGAATGTCGCACGGCCGGGCGCAAGCTATCCGCCGATCGAGCATGTCATCTATGTCATCAAGGAGAATCGCACCTACGATCAGGTATTGGGCGACCTGCGCCAGGCGGACGGCGATACCTCGCTGCTCTTCTTCCCACGACCGGTGTCGCCGAATCATCACGCGCTCGCCGAGCGGTTCGGCATCTTCGACCGGTTTTTCGTGAACGCGGAGGTGAGTCCGGACGGGCACAACTGGTCCACCGCCGCGTATGCGTCCGACTATCTGCAGAAGACCGTTCCGTCGAATTACTCGAGACGTGGACGGAGTTACGATTACGAGGGGACCAATCGCGGAAAGATTCCTGACGATGATGTGGCGGAGCCGGGGTCCGGTTATCTGTGGAATCTCGCGCAGAAGTCAGGGATCACCTTCCGGAACTACGGCGAGTTCGTGATTCCGCTCGACTTCCTGCCGGATGGCTCGAGGCCTCCGGGATATCGCGCCAACAAGCCATACCTGGCCGCCAACACCAATCAGGATTATCCCGGCTTCAGCATGGAGATCCCCGACCAGAAGCGGGCGGATATATGGATCGCCGAGCTGCAGAAGTTCGAGCGCGATGGCAAGATGCCGGCGCTCGAGATCATACGGCTGCCGAACGACCATACGTCGGGTGCCTCGGCTGGCAAGCCGACGCCGAGGGCGTTCATGGCGGATAATGATCTCGCGCTGGGGCGGATGATCGAAGCGTTGTCGAAGACCCAGTTCTGGAAGAGCACGGCCGTGTTCGTGCTCGAGGACGATGCGCAGAACGGTTCGGATCACGTGGATTCGCACAGGTCGCCGATGCTCGTGATATCGCCGTGGTCGCGCGGTGGGGTCGTGCACCGATTCATCAACACGACCGATGTGATCGCGACGATCGAGGAGCTGTTGAAGCTCGGGACGATGTCGCAGTTCGATCACTTCGGCCGCCCGTTGAGAGATATCTGGGCATCGAAGCCCGACGTCACGCCCTATGTGGCGCTCGTGCCGGCGGTGTCGCTCGACGAGCGGAATCCGAGAGTCGGAATCGGCGCGGAAGAATCGAAGAAGCTCGCGCTTGAGAAGGAAGACATCGCGGACGAGGAGCTGTTCAATCGAATCCTGTGGCGCGCGATCAAGGGCGACGCGCGCTCATGGCCCGGAACCAAGAGAATGTCCGCGCGGGAGATGATGGTCAGTCCTGCTCGATAG
- a CDS encoding acetate--CoA ligase family protein: MNDVSPNGALDALLKPTSIAVVGASRQPNTIGNQIVANLVAHGFTGSVYPVNPRATAVNSMHAWPNLSSLPSPVDCAIVCVPKERVNDVAEECGANGVKGLIVISAGFREVGGDGVERERQLMETVRRHGMRMIGPNCMGVINTDPNFRMNGTFAPLMPPGGKAAFVSQSGALGVSVLDYATELGIGIGQFVSMGNKPDVSGNDLLLQWEHDPAVELILMYAENFGNPRRFLEIAGRITPHKPIVVVKAGRSVVGARAASSHTGALAASDTAVDALLTQAGVLRARSVEELFDIAMALSVLKPPRGRRTAVLTNSGGPGVLAADALGDYNVDLVDFQPETVARLLPLYPPEASIRNPLDMIASANAQGYRTALDAILEDSGVDMAVAIFTPPLGVRTEEVAEAIGAAAIQHPTKPVVSVLMGRAGLPQGKAELLTCGVPAYVFPESAARAVGALIRQSEWYRRPARAIPDASALSVNMNVVREILAGVRARGELKLSEGEALAVIEAYGIPTVRARLARSAAEAAELAEEAGWPIVLKIVSPQIVHKTDVGGVRLHLNTASDVRMAYDEIFESARAAVPDAEIEGVLVQRQLAPGRELIAGITRQPGFGALVMAGLGGVFVEVLRDVTFRLAPIDALDASEMLSELRGASILDALRGQPAADRDAVGDVLVRVARLGVDFPEIEELDINPLVASASGAIAVDARVLLAACDHDGQEHSTS, encoded by the coding sequence ATGAACGATGTAAGCCCGAACGGCGCCCTCGACGCGCTGCTCAAGCCAACCTCCATCGCCGTCGTCGGCGCATCCCGTCAACCAAACACGATCGGTAACCAGATCGTGGCCAATCTGGTGGCACACGGGTTCACCGGCTCGGTCTATCCGGTAAATCCGAGAGCGACGGCGGTCAACTCCATGCACGCGTGGCCGAATCTCTCCTCGCTCCCGTCGCCGGTGGATTGCGCGATCGTGTGCGTACCAAAGGAGCGCGTCAACGACGTCGCCGAGGAATGTGGCGCCAACGGCGTGAAAGGATTGATCGTGATCTCGGCGGGCTTCCGCGAAGTTGGGGGCGACGGAGTAGAGCGTGAGCGGCAGCTCATGGAGACGGTTCGCCGCCATGGAATGCGGATGATCGGGCCGAATTGCATGGGCGTGATAAATACGGATCCGAACTTCCGAATGAACGGGACGTTTGCGCCGCTGATGCCCCCCGGCGGGAAGGCGGCGTTCGTGTCACAGTCGGGAGCGCTCGGCGTCAGCGTGCTCGACTACGCGACAGAGCTGGGGATAGGGATCGGGCAGTTCGTGTCCATGGGCAACAAGCCGGACGTCAGCGGCAACGACCTTCTGCTTCAGTGGGAGCACGACCCGGCGGTCGAGCTCATTCTCATGTACGCCGAGAACTTCGGGAATCCGCGCCGTTTTCTCGAGATTGCCGGCCGCATCACGCCACACAAGCCGATCGTCGTCGTCAAAGCGGGGCGCTCAGTGGTTGGTGCGCGCGCGGCATCGAGCCACACGGGCGCGCTCGCGGCCAGCGATACTGCCGTGGATGCACTGCTGACGCAGGCGGGTGTGCTTCGCGCACGTTCTGTCGAAGAGCTCTTCGACATCGCGATGGCGCTCTCTGTGCTCAAGCCGCCGCGCGGCAGACGCACGGCCGTCCTCACCAATTCAGGAGGTCCGGGGGTCCTCGCCGCTGATGCGCTCGGCGACTACAACGTGGACCTCGTGGACTTTCAACCGGAAACAGTGGCTAGGCTTCTGCCGCTGTATCCGCCGGAGGCGTCAATCCGCAATCCGCTCGACATGATCGCTTCCGCCAATGCGCAGGGATATCGGACGGCCCTCGATGCGATTCTCGAGGACAGCGGCGTGGACATGGCAGTCGCGATTTTCACTCCGCCGCTGGGCGTTCGTACGGAGGAAGTCGCGGAAGCCATCGGCGCGGCCGCCATACAGCATCCGACCAAGCCCGTCGTGTCGGTTCTGATGGGTCGTGCGGGACTTCCACAGGGGAAAGCGGAGCTGCTGACCTGCGGAGTTCCTGCGTACGTCTTTCCCGAATCGGCGGCGAGAGCGGTTGGCGCGCTTATCAGGCAAAGCGAGTGGTACCGTCGCCCGGCGCGCGCGATCCCGGACGCTTCCGCGCTTTCTGTGAACATGAATGTCGTGCGTGAGATCCTCGCTGGCGTCAGGGCGAGAGGCGAGCTCAAGCTGAGTGAAGGTGAAGCACTCGCAGTGATTGAGGCCTATGGAATACCGACTGTACGCGCGAGGCTCGCCAGAAGCGCGGCGGAGGCAGCCGAGCTTGCGGAAGAAGCCGGCTGGCCGATCGTTCTCAAGATCGTCTCGCCGCAGATAGTTCATAAGACCGATGTCGGTGGAGTGCGACTGCATTTGAACACTGCGAGCGACGTCAGGATGGCGTACGACGAAATTTTCGAGTCCGCGCGGGCAGCGGTGCCGGACGCGGAGATCGAGGGTGTTCTCGTGCAAAGGCAGTTGGCTCCAGGTCGCGAGCTCATCGCCGGCATCACGCGTCAGCCGGGATTCGGTGCGCTCGTCATGGCCGGCCTGGGCGGCGTGTTCGTCGAGGTGCTTCGCGACGTGACCTTCCGCCTCGCGCCCATAGACGCGCTCGACGCGAGCGAGATGCTGTCGGAGCTTCGGGGCGCTTCGATTCTCGATGCGCTCCGTGGACAACCCGCGGCCGACCGGGACGCCGTGGGGGACGTGCTCGTTCGCGTGGCAAGGCTCGGCGTGGATTTCCCGGAGATAGAGGAGCTGGACATCAATCCGCTGGTCGCCTCGGCCAGCGGCGCAATTGCGGTTGACGCGAGAGTGCTGCTGGCTGCCTGCGATCATGACGGGCAAGAGCATTCTACTTCTTAA
- a CDS encoding NAD-dependent epimerase/dehydratase family protein — MRILIVGATGHIGTYLVPRLVAAGHEVVGVSRGLRQPYHESPAWQSTRLVVMDRVEAERNGSFGKAMASLEPDVVVDLTCFDLGSATHIVDALRNRVKLFIHCGTLWVHGVPQSRPYDETAPRKPFGEYGIRKAQIERFLLDEARAGFPASVLHPGHITGRGWPPINPAGNLDVTVFERLARGDKVALPEDGMATLQHVHADDVAQAFEPRCSALAAVRDAVDSMTEGADDTRTGDLSSRTDHHLPRGHSLGSGP, encoded by the coding sequence ATGCGCATCCTGATCGTTGGCGCTACAGGTCACATCGGCACCTACCTTGTACCGCGGCTCGTAGCGGCGGGGCATGAGGTCGTGGGAGTCAGTCGTGGCTTGCGGCAGCCTTACCACGAATCCCCTGCGTGGCAATCCACTCGCCTTGTTGTGATGGATCGTGTCGAAGCGGAGCGGAACGGGTCGTTCGGAAAGGCCATGGCTTCTCTCGAGCCCGACGTGGTCGTGGATTTGACCTGTTTCGATCTCGGCTCAGCGACACACATCGTGGATGCGCTGCGGAATCGAGTGAAGCTCTTCATTCATTGCGGAACGTTGTGGGTGCACGGTGTGCCGCAGTCGCGTCCGTATGACGAGACCGCTCCGCGCAAGCCGTTCGGTGAATACGGCATTCGAAAGGCGCAGATCGAGCGGTTCCTGCTCGACGAGGCTCGCGCCGGCTTTCCCGCGTCGGTGCTGCATCCCGGCCATATCACCGGCAGAGGCTGGCCACCGATCAACCCCGCGGGGAATCTCGACGTGACCGTGTTCGAGCGGCTCGCGCGCGGCGACAAGGTTGCCCTCCCCGAAGATGGAATGGCCACGCTGCAACACGTTCACGCAGACGACGTAGCGCAGGCATTCGAGCCGCGCTGCAGCGCGCTTGCGGCGGTGCGCGATGCAGTGGACTCCATGACTGAAGGCGCTGATGACACGCGGACCGGGGACCTATCGAGCAGGACTGACCATCATCTCCCGCGCGGACATTCTCTTGGTTCCGGGCCATGA
- a CDS encoding OsmC family protein encodes MKEGNIRAPIVITHEGGMQFAAKVRSHRIVTDQPERAGGTDSGPTPIELLGASLGSCIAFYVQQFCHARALPYEGMRVEVEQRGEKNPARVGEFVVRVLMPADLPEQYTPMLERVVRSCPAHNTLANGAAMKIEIVMPASVI; translated from the coding sequence ATGAAAGAGGGCAACATTCGCGCACCGATAGTGATCACCCACGAGGGCGGGATGCAATTCGCCGCCAAGGTGCGTTCGCACCGCATAGTGACAGACCAGCCGGAGCGTGCGGGTGGGACGGATTCCGGACCGACGCCGATCGAGCTGCTCGGTGCATCCCTGGGAAGCTGCATCGCCTTCTACGTCCAGCAGTTCTGCCATGCCCGGGCGCTTCCGTATGAGGGAATGCGGGTGGAGGTAGAGCAGCGTGGCGAAAAGAATCCGGCACGCGTCGGAGAGTTTGTCGTGCGAGTGCTGATGCCCGCCGATCTACCGGAACAATACACGCCGATGCTGGAACGGGTCGTAAGGAGCTGTCCCGCGCACAACACTCTCGCGAATGGGGCCGCGATGAAAATCGAAATCGTGATGCCTGCCAGCGTGATCTGA
- a CDS encoding YbjQ family protein: protein MGMRPIAHDMTTTAMTLEGYRATQTLGVVRGVTVRSRSILGTVGASLQTLIGGNITLLTELCEKTRAEAFELMLRHAQELGANAVVAIHYDATEVMSGVTEVLCYGTAVVAVRA, encoded by the coding sequence ATGGGCATGCGACCAATAGCGCACGACATGACGACGACCGCGATGACTCTGGAGGGCTATCGTGCCACCCAGACGCTCGGCGTGGTCAGGGGCGTCACAGTGCGATCCCGCTCCATTCTGGGCACAGTCGGGGCATCGCTACAGACACTCATCGGCGGCAATATCACGCTGCTCACCGAGTTGTGTGAGAAGACGCGGGCGGAGGCCTTCGAGCTGATGCTGAGGCACGCCCAGGAGCTGGGCGCGAATGCCGTTGTCGCAATTCATTATGATGCCACCGAGGTCATGTCCGGCGTGACGGAAGTTCTCTGCTATGGGACAGCGGTCGTAGCCGTGCGCGCCTAG
- a CDS encoding cupin domain-containing protein — MTGYVGSIEKATLNNPFFRQVLFTGKHSQVVVMCLQPGEEIGDEVHAAVDQFFRLEEGGAKFVFDGKEEYVVGNGDAVVVPAGTRHNVINTSSTKALRLYTIYSPPNHPDGTVHKTKADAIAAEGAE; from the coding sequence ATGACGGGCTACGTTGGATCAATCGAAAAAGCGACGCTGAACAATCCCTTCTTCCGCCAAGTGCTGTTCACGGGCAAGCACAGCCAGGTTGTCGTCATGTGTCTGCAGCCGGGCGAGGAGATCGGCGACGAAGTGCACGCAGCCGTAGACCAGTTTTTCCGACTGGAAGAAGGCGGGGCGAAATTCGTTTTCGACGGGAAGGAGGAATACGTCGTCGGCAATGGCGACGCGGTAGTAGTGCCAGCGGGCACACGCCACAACGTCATCAATACATCGTCCACGAAAGCGCTGCGGCTCTACACGATCTATTCTCCTCCCAATCATCCCGACGGCACGGTCCACAAGACAAAGGCAGACGCCATAGCGGCTGAAGGGGCTGAATGA
- a CDS encoding MATE family efflux transporter yields the protein MTQPAADVPSPALTPPETPTSPAPAVAPARSRYDRSIVEGPLLPAVWKLAWPTMLTNIFGGLQGIIDNIMVGHLVGYNANAGIGVANQIWIVIIVFIMSVFTGMSVLVARFVGAGNEEMADRTVYQAFLTATAISVGVLAPVGYFAAPTLLRLVNAAPEVQAQALPFLRIMLVFSSGMLVFFMLSGALRSAGDARTPMMMGIVMTLMNIAFNIVLIRGLGPIPAYGTAGAAMGTVLASNILGVYSLWKLWSGGWVVSFPRKHGFGPDWGIIKSLFKFGLPTGLQGIAMNIGGLLMLSFVGSLAQSAEAQAAFAVSYSQLFSLITWTSVGLLGAASAVAGQNLGARNPERAREGVHVAARIAFTGAAFIGLFFLFLPRQLLEIFGMNQPGVVEIAVSLLHVLSVSGLLVSVALAYTGGLQGTGDTRSPFYISIVSQIIVPLGACFVIRRVSTLDPIDIWLAILAGHATRCALSVMRFNQGKWRTIAVNIAEHHR from the coding sequence GTGACGCAGCCAGCCGCCGATGTTCCCTCTCCGGCTCTGACACCGCCGGAAACACCCACTTCGCCCGCGCCGGCCGTCGCGCCTGCGCGCTCCCGCTACGACCGCTCCATCGTCGAAGGCCCCCTTCTCCCCGCGGTGTGGAAGCTCGCGTGGCCGACGATGCTCACGAACATCTTCGGCGGACTCCAGGGAATCATTGACAACATCATGGTTGGCCACCTCGTCGGCTACAACGCAAACGCCGGCATCGGAGTGGCGAATCAGATCTGGATCGTCATCATCGTCTTCATCATGTCGGTGTTCACTGGCATGAGCGTGCTCGTCGCGCGATTCGTCGGCGCCGGCAATGAAGAGATGGCCGACCGCACGGTCTATCAGGCATTCCTCACTGCGACCGCGATCTCGGTCGGCGTCCTCGCACCCGTCGGCTATTTCGCTGCTCCGACGCTCCTTCGACTGGTCAACGCTGCGCCAGAAGTTCAGGCGCAAGCGCTCCCGTTCCTGCGCATCATGCTCGTCTTCTCGAGCGGCATGCTCGTCTTCTTCATGCTCAGCGGCGCACTCCGCTCAGCCGGTGACGCGCGAACTCCCATGATGATGGGAATCGTGATGACGCTGATGAACATCGCGTTCAATATCGTGCTCATTCGCGGGCTCGGTCCGATCCCCGCGTACGGCACCGCCGGCGCAGCGATGGGGACCGTGCTTGCGTCCAACATCCTCGGCGTGTACTCGCTCTGGAAACTGTGGAGCGGAGGATGGGTGGTTTCATTTCCGCGCAAGCACGGGTTCGGGCCGGATTGGGGGATCATCAAGTCGCTGTTCAAGTTCGGCCTGCCGACGGGACTTCAGGGAATCGCGATGAACATCGGCGGTCTCCTGATGCTGTCGTTCGTCGGCTCACTGGCGCAAAGCGCCGAGGCGCAAGCGGCGTTCGCCGTGTCGTACTCGCAGCTCTTCTCGCTGATCACGTGGACCTCCGTCGGACTGCTCGGCGCCGCATCCGCCGTCGCCGGGCAGAACCTCGGCGCCCGGAATCCCGAGCGTGCCAGGGAAGGCGTTCACGTCGCCGCGCGAATCGCGTTCACCGGCGCCGCGTTCATCGGCCTCTTCTTCCTGTTCCTGCCGCGCCAACTGCTCGAGATATTCGGGATGAATCAGCCGGGCGTGGTGGAAATCGCCGTAAGCCTGCTGCACGTGCTGAGCGTTTCGGGACTGCTCGTCTCCGTCGCGCTCGCGTACACCGGCGGGCTGCAGGGAACCGGGGACACCAGGAGCCCGTTCTACATCTCCATCGTCTCGCAGATCATCGTGCCACTCGGTGCGTGTTTCGTGATCAGGAGAGTGAGCACGCTGGATCCGATAGATATCTGGCTGGCGATTCTGGCGGGCCACGCGACACGGTGCGCATTGAGCGTCATGAGGTTCAATCAGGGCAAGTGGCGGACGATCGCGGTGAACATCGCAGAGCACCACCGATGA